A region of Solibacillus isronensis DNA encodes the following proteins:
- a CDS encoding transketolase, producing the protein MENQSMELVEKEVENTLYQCIDFNIEENYIAMGQEFAKVLALLQEHGLISPALKVITDPEQCLTETRILLESLQEAQRRHASRRKLLTHRHILNVWLRKNQYFQREVLPGFF; encoded by the coding sequence ATGGAAAATCAGTCAATGGAGCTTGTAGAAAAAGAAGTGGAAAACACGTTATATCAATGTATTGATTTTAATATAGAAGAAAACTATATTGCGATGGGACAAGAGTTTGCTAAAGTGCTCGCACTACTGCAGGAACACGGTCTTATTAGTCCGGCTTTAAAAGTGATTACTGACCCGGAACAGTGTCTGACAGAAACGAGGATATTGCTCGAAAGTCTGCAAGAAGCCCAAAGAAGGCATGCTTCACGGAGAAAACTGCTGACACATCGGCACATTTTAAATGTATGGCTGAGAAAAAATCAGTATTTTCAGCGAGAAGTTTTGCCGGGGTTTTTCTAG